The Nymphaea colorata isolate Beijing-Zhang1983 chromosome 5, ASM883128v2, whole genome shotgun sequence DNA segment CAATTCCATCTTCAACCATTGCACCAACCTTTTTTAGGACACttattatacttttttttttttttacaaaatgtaagagaatattggatataaatatttatttaaaactaaatataatATTacttatgtatatctaaatctgtatccaattggatgtcatttcttaaatttaaattcgatatgatttcttaattatatgtatatattttttatatctaattGTTTTGAAATGGTTCAGTCgaatatccaatccaaatcaaacatcAAATGCAtctattataaaagaaaaaaccttgACTTTTTTCCTCCTGAtatgtgtttgatttgtttctAAAGAACTTAGAAACTTCCTATAGAAAGAGAAGGTGCCTGCTAGTTGTCATTCAATGAGAAATCTTGGTGACATCTTTTTGATGGAAAAATTAAATGTATGGTGCTTCCACTTTAAGGCACATCTGCGTGACTAGATTTCATTCCCTGATTACACTTCCACACTGGAGCTTTCTCCTTCAaggtaaaaaaaagaagaaagtaaatTTTATCTTAAATAATTTTCTCCATACTTAATACTACGATGAAGACAATCTTTACAAGAAATAAATGTCTTCCAAACAGTTAAGCGTActtaaggtaaaaaaaaaacccacaatCGAGTAGTGAATTTAAATCTTGCTCCCCTGACCAAACAGGTAAACTAAATGATTAAGATCTTTGCATTAGCCGAGggagaaatcttttaaatatgtGTACTAACACATAGTATCTCCAATTTAGACAAAATTTTAGGGGCCTTTGGATGACATTCTCTTGCTAACACACGTATGtaaaaacttagttttttaaaaattaagttttttaatgagttctGAAAACACCGTTCCATGTTTGGATGATGCACCCAAGATCGTGAACAATTTAGGAGATCAGGTTTTTCTTTCCctaaaaaaccaggttttgtcaaaaccaaGTTGTTCACGAACTTAATTTTGATGTCACCCAAACACTTCCTAATGCTATTTTTGAATGCCATCCAAACACCCCATTTAAACGCTTTAATACAAAGTATAATATTTTGGGACACCAATATTTATATGGGTTTGGGTagtcaattgcccacactaaTTCTTAGTCTGCCCAAACAAATTGTACTTAATAAGGACTTGTCTGTTTGTTTAAAAGCTTCAAATATCTAGTTTCACTTTATACTCTATACCACACAATTAAGGTGACAAACGACAAGACAAATAAGTACTAGGGATCAGTCCAAAATCAGATCCAATAGTATAATAAAAATTGACAAGACCATCAAACTAGATCTATCTAACTCAACTCTGGTATGGCAAAAAAGAAGGAGAATGCTATCATTGAGTGTGCAGTTAACAATCCACTACTCAAAAAAGACTTGAAAGCTCCAGGTTACATTGGTGATGTTaccttttataaaaaaaaaaaacttattggtAATGTTACTTTTTACAGTTCAAGACAATAACACCCACAAAAATTAAACAAgtgagaaaaaacaaaaaaaaaatatccttcTCCCTCTGTAAAAATATACAACagaatgtctttttttttttttaaaaaaaaaattgaaaacaacaGATACCGTTACCATTggatgaacatttttttttaaattttgtgttgcTTAGAACATTGCAAAAGGTGTATTAGCAATTTAGCTACAATACTTAGCCACAGTTTCTAACAACAACAGAATGCATGACGGTTCTtgatgaaacaaataaaaaaaatattcaacgATAAAGGTAGATTTCTGTTCAATTTTCCTCCATTATTTTAGTACAATGGGTAAAATTAAGGTTAGGGAGTCTTGCCCATCACAATCTCTCACGTCAAACATAATGATGGAGCAGGCAATCACAAATCTTTCAATAACCTGACCACCCATCTGAAAACTGAAAAACGTACGaggaaaagtgaaaaaggaaaagtttggGGAAAATTGCAATGACTTCCTCGGGAGGGTCTCCCATCCTTCCCACACGGTCCCCATGTTAAAAGAAcgcggagagagagaaaaaaggaagttGGATTCTGTAAAACTCATAAGCGACAAGCTGAATAACACCAAGAACAAGACCAAGTCCTTCTTTGGCCACCTGCACAGGCTATTAACGTGGCAAGCTGGCAAGGTCGACTTGATTTCAGGATATAAACAAGTTTCTCCCCgccgaaaaggaaaaaaaccgagagagacagagaggcgCCGGGAGTGGTATGATCGTGGGGGCCTTATAAAGCACCGTTCTTCCTGTGAGTGCGcgtcttctttctctctctctctctctctctctctccgtctctctttGTTCATGATCTTGAAACGGTcacctgagagagagagagagtcctctGCAAGTTGGAACCTTCAACGCCAGACGACGAACTTCAGAGGGTAActttctttatctctctctcttgcttttttgCCTTCTGCCCCTTCTCGTTGTTCTGTTTTTATGGTTGGTTAACGTTCTTCTTGTCTTTTGGTTCGAAAGTTGAGCGAGAATTACCCCCCAAAACCTCAGCCTCCCAGTTCTTCGTCTTGCTCTTGTGCTTCCATCATCAAATGGCGGTGGCAACTGCTAGGGCTCGAGCAGACTACGACTACCTCATAAAGCTTCTCCTGATCGGCGATAGCGGTGAGGTTTTCCTGCTCcatttctctccctcctcttgATCTGTATGCTCGCTCTCCCCAAGGAATTCATTGGGCAGGGCTTATTGGCTTTCTGCGTCTGTTAATCGTCTGAACGAGCTGGTTACTCTGGTGGTATGGGCTTCTTGGTGCGAAGCTGTTTTCGCTTATGGACTTATCATTGGTGTCGATTGTCAATGTCTTTGAAGATTGCTTAACTTCTGTGTTTGGTAATTTTGGTTTTCTGATCTGCTGCCGGTGGGCACGAGAGCTTAGGAGTTCAAGAGTTTGCGCTCCGTTGGTTGCAGTCTGAGACTCTGATTGTTGATTGAACTGCAAATTTAATCTAATGAGGTTTTGATTTTAACATGTATTAGTTTAGATTGTTAACCCCTGACGACATGTTAGCTGTTAGGCGCGTGCTTTCAGTTTAGTTTGCTTGTTACTCGAGGTGCTGGTTTTGGCTTTGAGAATATACATGGATCTGAGTACCCAGTGATTTGAATGGCGATGTTACTGTGTACTGATGGCTTGAAGTGCTTGAGCTATCTTTTGGCCCTTTCGGCCAAACTGCGGGGAGAGGAAGTTTCTGTTTTTCTCCTCTGCCCTCCGTGTGATGCGGGATTTTAGTGTCATAATGGCCGGTAGCTTCTCTTTATGACACCGATGTATGTCGATCCTGCCGTTCAGGATCTTCTGCTGGACTTTTGCCTATTATTATTCTCTCTTCTTGCTTGAGATGTCTGTTCTAGTTCCCTGGTTTAGCTGCTAAATATTATATAGTTCTTATGGGGCATTCATGTTCAACTCGTcttgtattttcattttctcctatTCATGTATTTGGATAGTCTGCTGTCCTGTTAtctttcttctcccttttgTATACCATCCTTCACCCTGTTCACATGCATACTTCTCTGGAACTGATTCATCCCCTGCCGAGCTTTCTTTCAAACACCCGATAAGATGATTGGTTACCTTCTTTACTTGTTAACATGTCCAAGCTTTATCTACGAGGAAAACTGGGTGCTTTTGTGTTCCATCCTAAGACACATAAAGAGTTTCATTGACGGAAaaagttttacttttttgcttttctttttttgccaaGAAAATGTAGGTTCCGCATTTTTGACTATAGAAACAAATATAAACATTTTGACATGGGCAAACTTTTGCAAATGCCCACTTTCCAGCTTAAGATGAAGCAAGTTTTTGTTCAAAAGGCAAAGCCTTTTCCCGATTTTTTACTAGCAAATTTTTTGCACAAATATAAGCATGTAAAACTTTTTGCACCAATTAAAAACCCCTAAAGAGCAAACAGTAGAAAAGCTAATGTAAAATGCTCAGTGAATATCTACTTTTCTATCCATCTACGCTTTACCTTTCTCTATAAAATTTTTCTCCATGCTTTTTATGTAAATTGATCTGTGAAATTTGTAAATTGTGTTGTGGAAGATTTGATCATATGATGCTAATCACATGGtattttacttgattttctgttttcatttgcGAGTTCAATGGAATTTAAGCTGAATAGTTTAGTTTGTGACAGCAAAAATGCCAAAACCTAcatatcttctttcttaatTGCTTGACTCATTTGTTGGTGAATTTCTTGTTTGGAAGCATTTTCTAAAGAATCAAACAGTTAgcaaaacaaatttgaacaaTGAATATACTTTCCCACTTCTTGGTGGCAACGTAACCAATATCTTGGAGTCTTAGTCTTAGAATCATATTGAATATCCATTACTTTTATGTCTTTCATGTTGCTATGTCACGATAATATAAGCTGTTGATTCCCACTAGTTGGATTGCGTTTTAGCACTGTTAAGTTCCCAAAAGTGTGTCACTGAAAGATGGCAGTTGTTGACTTGGTGTTAACTGACAACTCCTAGCCATGACAGTGAGCATCTGGGTTTCTTCTATTAAACTTCTAATCCCATCTGAGAAATCTgcaacttttttcatgtttcttccCTACCttcattaatttgtttattttttctgtcattAATGCAATTTTGGAGTCCCTTGTTCTGgttatttttatatcttttaggTTTTGTATCTAGAGTCCTAGACAACATGCATCTGAAGAAAAATGGTTTTGAAGAAAGAGACATTTAAATCTTAATGTGCTTTCAAGGAGTTCAATGCTGACTTTTGGAGTTAATTTCATCCtcagttttcatatatatgctTTGTGGCTGTCACATATGGCTATTAGCACAATAGTCTCTTACAAGGCTAATAGCATGTCACTGGGTTTAAATCGAAGCATGTTGTTGTGGTTGTTGCTTGttagtgtatttttttttttttacctctgATGCCATTGCAATAGATGAATTTGTTTTCCTGCATTGAACATGTGCCCGATCATAGGCATGGTTTTGAAGGCAGATTATGCAACTTTTATTTCAGTCTAAAAGTTATGAGCATCTTTATGGTTTAACCCTGTATTTGTTATGGTGAATTCAAAGACCAATTTGACACTCAGTCCCTGGTTCTAAAATGGACCATTAGAAATTTATGTTTTACCTCTGCTCAATAATTCTGTTATATAATTTTACATGGCCATGAAatggcatttttcttttctcgatTATTTGTTTTCCTTGGCTCttcaaacaactttttttagttttccttttcttcatcatttgtttttattCTTGGCTTTCAAAcaacttattttcttctttctgattcTTATCTATTTTCCACGGAGTGGACATAAAATATGAGTGCTGGTCAAACTTATGCAGGTGTTGGAAAGAGTTGCTTACTTTTACGCTTTTCTGATGATTCTTTCACAACCAGCTTCATTACCACAATTGGGTACTAACTGTTATCTTAACACTTGTCATTTTCTGCCACTATTCACAACTCTCTTTTGACAAGATTTTTCACTTTATTCAGGATAGACTTCAAAATAAGAACAGTCGAGCTTGATGGCAAGCGGATTAAACTGCAGATTTGGGATACTGCTGGTCAGGAGCGATTCCGGACAATCACAACTGGTACATGAACCTTGCCACGTCAAATGTCATGACTTATTTTcattcttcaaaaattaaataacacTAAATTCTGATGTAATATTTCCTTTGTGCAGCTTATTACAGGGGTGCAATGGGTATTTTACTGGTGTATGATGTGACAGATGAATCTTCTTTTAACAGTACTGTGCTTTGCTCCCAATTTCTTATTGTAAAACTTTTATGaatattttctgattttgttcTTAACTTGATATGATTTCACTATATTCAGACATTCGGAATTGGATACGGAACATTGAGCAACATGCATCTGACAATGTCAACAAGATACTCGTAGGAAACAAAGCAGACATGGATGAGAGCAGAAGGGTACGACGACTCACATGGTGCTTTCACTGACAAACAACATCAACCTACTAGCTCACATAAGTTTCTTGTTTCCCCTTAGCCTTTAGTGGAAGTAAACAACCGGACCAACTGCAACAAAAGCCATTTATAAGAGCAAACCAATTGAGTTACTAGTCCTTTGTAGTTTTTGAATGATTCATGGAGACAGCCAAGTCCATATGAAATTATCAATTGAAATCTTgttatcaaagtaatgcatCTTCGTTTTCCTGAATAATAAGccaattatatttaaaaaattgataagaGAATATAGCTGTTAAGGGTAAAATGATGCCTTCATCAAATTCTATATGCATGGACTAACTTTGTTTTATATCATGTGGCCTGAACTTTGTATTTTTTCTAGGCTGTGCCTACTTCACGAGGACAGGCTCTTGCTGATGAATATGGCATTAAGTTCTTCGAAACTGTGAGTGATATCAGTTCAATTATAAGATGCTTTTAAGTTGGTCTAggtttttaaacataaaaatctCTGGTAATTTTTAGAAGTATGATTTAAATCCTCTATGGAGGTGATTAAATAAAGTGGACAAACTATCAATGGTTAAAAAACTGTTGCCAATCTGAAACTGAATTGGATGAAACACATCAGAGTCCATTACTTAAGTCTTGAATGTTTCCAAGTGCCTGGATCATCACGTTAGCTGACATAACAAATGTCTTGCAGAGTGCAAAGACAAATTTAAACGTGGAGAATGTGTTTTTTACAATTGCAAGAGATATAAAGCAGAGGCTTGCTGATACAGACAATAAGGCTGAGGTAATAGATATGCACATAATATAAGAATAATTAATTGCCAATCTCCCTTATCTTGCtgttctttttaattttatggaAGTTTTGATAGTTCTAACAAAACCCAACTCTTTCTTAAAGCCTCAAGCCATCAAGCTTAACAAGGCAGACCCGACTAAGGGAGATGACAAAGCTCTTCAGAGACCAGCCTGCTGCAGTTCTTGAGGGTAATGCAGAGAGGTCAAGGTGTGGTGACTACTTCAGCAGAAACtaattgtttcttcttttcctgcaGTTGATGATGGTATGATGTCGGTACAGGGGGGTGCTTGTATTTTTCAACTTATCATTCTTTTCAACTATTAGTGTGGAATTTTTAGTCTGTTGTTGAACAGGAATCATCAAACTGGTTGTTTCAGCTGCTGCTAATTATGAGATACACTTCCAACTATATAGTTGAATTATTTAATGTTTCAGATTACTTGGCTAAATTTTCATCTGTTAATCTTTCCTTTTCACTGGAATCTGCATTTTCACTCACTATTAATCATGAAGCGGTTGAAGAGAACTGATCAGAAAAGGtttttgtatatatgttttttccCGTGTGAATTAGCTGACATAGATTGGTTACTAAGAGGTTGAAGAGCTGACTGCctcatcaaaaaagaaagagaaatttacaAGGAACTGCCTGACCTTTGGCATGTTTACAGAGGACTTcctattttttgaaaattacataTAGCTGCCTCTGTTCATGCCTGATTCGCAAGGGATTGCCTCTGCTTAACCACATACGCTTACCTGTAATTAAGCTTGAGTCGATCAAACTAAATGACTGCCTCTTTTTCCATTCTTACCTGTAATTAAGCTTGAGTCAATCAAATTAAACGACTGCAGTACCAGTGGGAGAGCCCCAGCGGCAATTGCTCTGCAGCCGATGACACTGGTGCACGGCAGCAGTAGGAGAGGCGCTGGTCTTCTTGGCAGCGGTTGTGGGCGGGGGCCTGCTCAATGTGCTTGCCGGTGAGGGGGGTTCTTGAAAGACGCCCATTAGGATGGTTTTAAGGGCAGTTCTGGTTATTTGCTTCTGCTTGGAAACggaatggtggtggtggtggtggtggttatCCGGTTGGTGCCTGGGATTGAGAAAGGTGGTCAAGAGGATGGAGGTTAGTAAGAGCCTCTAGAAAGGATCATTTGAGCACTTCTGTTGATAGCTCTGCCGCCAGTTCTGCAATTCACAATGGCTGTTGGGGAATTTGGAGGTCTGGAAATGGGTTTCTTTTCTATGAGCACTTCATAGGATTTGTTCATGTGGGTCGTCgttattttcttgcttttttttgttggtcGGTGTTGGTGGTGGTATTAAAAACAATGATTTTATACACTACATGGCTTATGGCATATGATTCTGCTAATGGCATTGGCAACACTATAGGTTCAGCTGTTGCCACCAAGCAATATAAAAAGGACCGGGGAAAGAACATATGAGATGGGTCATTGAGAATATACAAAACCCTGCAACACACACGGTTTGATTTTCAAGTGAGGACTCGAAAGAGAACTTCTAGAGAAGGGTCCTTCGTGAGGAGGGTTCTCTTTCCGAAGTACTTCTTTAGCTTTTTAGGGTGGTAACCTTATGAAGAAGGTTGGGCGAGGAGCCAAGGCCCCTCTCTTCCTATGCCCTCAAGGTTTGGGGTTGCTTTAAGCTTAGTCAGGGTGTTTGTGTTCATGCCACTGGAGCCAGCAGCTATACATCTACCAGTCAGTGGTTCTTTGGATTGCTGGTTTCTAGGAAAAATGTTGAATTGGATGGACATCCGAACAGTTTCAGAGCATTATCTAGTGACTAGTATTATAGTCCTTAGAAACACCGAGTCACCGAAAGCAGATTTGGTACCTTTAGAGGATAAAAGTATGGGTTGCGGCAAAGTCGCTTTGAATCTGAACAGCAGGACAGATTAATGTGGGTGAATTTAATAGTTGCATACGGAAGATATGCTAGGCGTTTGGGAAATTCTACGTGCTTGATGATGTTTAATTGAAAGTTTTGGATTTAAGCGCCATGTTCAATTTAACTCATAGGGTGTTCTACATTTCTCATGGTGGGAAACTTTGATGTTTGACATGTGTGATTGTTATTCTCTGCATGATATTCAGTTATATAGGAGAATGAAATTTTTAGTGGGGATGTCATCTGATCGGATCTAACCATAACGACGATCTGGTTAATCACATAGTTGCATATCCAGATTtaggtttggatttgaattcaaattcaaatcaagaaaaaatcaaaagacaCACGAGTCCGATTCTCAAAGTTGCAACGAAATCAGTTCCAAATCTGACTTTGATGGTAGTTCTGatacatctgaatctgattgtaTCCAAAGATGGAGTTAAAATCGGATTTAGAAGTTGAATTAAATATGAATATGCAAAATAGTAGTTGGATTTATTACATTAAAGGGTGATATCCATTATTCAATCAAACATTATGTAAAACCAACTCagaatctgatcggatgtcattttccaaaactgattttttttggtGATTGGTTTCTGtccttttgagagagagagaggtaccaATTGGAAAAAATCCTTCTTGAACTTGAATTCGATTGGTAGTtggatctgtttttttttaattgaaattgactaataaaaaaactaacacaaaaatttctaaataaactaatattttaatttggtattaaGAGAAAAGGAATGAAGGAACTGATTCCTGAAGCTTGCCGCCTCTTTAAATGACGACCGCACACGCTTAAGATTCCTGAAGCAGCGCCATCATCTACCCTTTGTTTCTTAAACGACGAACACGAAAAATACGCTTTTTCCAAAGATAAATATGATGGTCGAACAGATCATATGCTCAACCAATTATATTTTCGGTAAGGATGTGAAATCTCAATCACTCATTTTAGGGTTGTGAAGACGAAATATACTGTACCTCATGCATCTTCCCTCACGcgcaagcaaaaaaaatttatgaaaagtCGGAAAGAtgtcttctatatatatatatatatatatatatatatatatatatatatatatcatgaacGATATCACAGTCGTTCATCTAAAGTAGATGGGTGGTTGacggaaaaacaaagaaaaaaatgtataaactaatgttagatgataaaaatagccatcacctttttttcatttttttttacaatccaTCGTGTTGAATTATACATTAGATGACTGAGTGATTATAAAAAGTTAAAGTCatcattcaaatatatatatatatatatatatatatatatatatatatatatatatatatatatatatattcttactATTTTATACTTTGTCTAATTATGGCCATTCGACGCAAGTATGATTAAAAACACTACCCATGCATTGCATTTGGCGGCATGCTGTCAAAGgctcaataaattttttatccaaTGAAATAAGCCGACTGCATTTATGACCaaatgggttttcttttttttttaaaaaaaatcaatgctaAAAATCGTTCCAAATGGTGAATCCCATGGCTAAAAACTGTACTAATAAACTACTGTCACAAAATGTATCGTTTGCGACGGTTTTTAGCATCATAAGATTTAAAAAACCATTCAGTTATAGAGATTGGCTgttgacttatatatatatatatatagcagtgCGATGAAAAATTTATATTGAGATATATGTGAGAGCAACACTTCAGTGAGAGAAGACAATCTTCTAGACGCCCCTGTGGCAGACGACACAATGTGGACGTTAAGGCGGTTACAAATTTCAAAGCACCATCGTTCCCATCCAAGCTAGCTAGAGACTAAAACTGGCGGCAATGAATAGTCCtatattgaaaatgttgataACTCTTGTAAGAATTGATGTGCCTCCATTTTGTACTATTATGCACCAATTATGGCTATCGAGCCATTCTCTCACTTTATTAAGTAATCATTGTTTATAACTTTAAGATAAATATAGTTAACAATGAACATTTGATGAAGAGAGACATAGATACAGTGGCTATATTGCTGTATATCTCGCttcctttttgaaaatgtaaaactTGGAAAATCGCGTGATTTTATTGCACTTAGAGAAAGAATGTTCTTCATGCTTGCCAACACCGTTCGTTCAAGTGAAGGGAAAAAGATTAAAAGTAAGTATTGGAATACTGTATGATCCTCATTAAAAGTAACACCAAGCTTCAGGAATCCAGTTCCTTCATTACTTGGCTGTTAGAAGATAATGCTATAGACAGATCAGGTACCAAATAATTAGAGATTTGTGTAAACTCGATAGCACAACAAAGTATAACATTAGtaaatgcttattttttgtaattattctTAATCTTCATCAGCTGAATTTAATAAGAAATTCACATCAAATTATTAATGTAATCCAGATCCAGCACGGAATTTCAGAGGTAAGCTCTCTAGTAAGAGAAAAGAGACTAACTGCCAACGTGCAATTGATAATAGAAAACCGTGTGCGTGAGAGACATCCTGAACAGTGATCACTTTCATATTCACTAAAATAGATTTGCAGGTCTCATTCTGGATGGCGATCACTTTTTGTATTTACTAACACACATTAATGCAGAAATATTTGAGCACTTTACGATTCACTTAATTGTTCTCAGGGACAAAATTGACAGcaggaacaaaagaaaaaatggagaggCCACAAATGCAAATGCATTCGACTCAAGTACCTCGATACAACTTCCTGACATTATTATTTCTGAGAAAATAGTATAACATCTGAATGTAGCCAGTGCCTCATGGGAACTTAATTGGCTCAGGTTGCATTGCTTTCTGCACCAGTTCGGTTTGTTCCTGAACATGCGCTTGATAGAAACCAGTAGCTGTGGCAGCAGATGGTGCTCGTCCTACGTACTTGACGTCCTCGTATCCCCCTCTACCCAGTGCTTTCATGGCAGTCGTCAGACGGGGTGTGATGTAGTGATAAGCACCCATG contains these protein-coding regions:
- the LOC116254439 gene encoding ras-related protein RABE1a-like; this encodes MAVATARARADYDYLIKLLLIGDSGVGKSCLLLRFSDDSFTTSFITTIGIDFKIRTVELDGKRIKLQIWDTAGQERFRTITTAYYRGAMGILLVYDVTDESSFNNIRNWIRNIEQHASDNVNKILVGNKADMDESRRAVPTSRGQALADEYGIKFFETSAKTNLNVENVFFTIARDIKQRLADTDNKAEPQAIKLNKADPTKGDDKALQRPACCSS